Part of the Hevea brasiliensis isolate MT/VB/25A 57/8 chromosome 16, ASM3005281v1, whole genome shotgun sequence genome is shown below.
TAGCATTGCAGTTGAAACTACGGTcaagaaaatcacttttttaaacgTACGAGTtagagtgttaaaaaataattaaaaattaaatttgatcagttttagttataaaaacactaaaataacaaaacagtTTGAAAACAGTATCTAAAATGgtgcttttattcagaaaaatagTTTCAGGCTCTGAAACTCAGTGCCAAATAAGACTGAAGCCTAACTAATATAACTTATAATTAATCGATAGTCACTCGGATAGATGTTTCTCACTTAGTAGACTACTATTAGTTTGTACGTATATTTGTATATTAGTAGATAACGAAATATAATTAACTATGTACTGAAATAAACAACAACTACATATAAAGATTACAACAACTGCCTGCTGTTACTGGTTAATCACGTTAATTAATTTGATGTAAGATGTTGGGCTTCAACAATTAATTGCTCTGGAAATTTCAACCATACACTAcaagaatgaaattaattatagcATTCTTTCGCTACTCTAATTTCTCGTGTTGTCCCGCTGCAGATAGAAAAGGCAGAAAACAACGTAGCAAGTTAATGATAACGGTCTTCTTCCACAAGTCAAGACGTGTCACTTGCGTTACTGGCAGGCTGACGAGTATACGCTAATTATTTTAAACTCCAGCAACCCCATACAAGTCTTTCACAGAAAACAAAGAAACTAAGGAAAACCATGGGATTGCATACAGAGATGCGCCTCTTGTTAATTCACTGGCTGTTTCCGTTATCATTAGCAGCTGCAGCGGCAGTAGCAGAGTTAACACCAACACCTCTTGCAAAACCTGGCTGCCCACACGTTTGCGGGAACCTTAGCATCCCATACCCATTTGGCACTCGCAAAGGATGCTTCCTAGATGATAATTTCTTGATAACCTGCAATGCCACCACCAATAAGCCATTTTTGACAGATGGAAACATAGAAGTCCTAGACATATCACTTGATGGTCAGCTTCGAATCTTCTCCTGGGCGGCCTACGATTGCTATGACAAGAACGGGAATCAGCTTTCTTATTTTGAACCATGGACCACGTTATCCAAATTCACCCTCTCATTTTCCCGGAATATGTTTATTGCAGTAGGTTGTGACAGTTATGCATGGGTTCGAGATTACTGGGGAGATACCTACGCCACTGGATGTTTGTCTATCTGTTACACAAATGATTCGGTGGTGAATGGGTCTTGCTCTGGTATTGGCTGCTGCCAAACCTCCATTCCTAAAGGCGTAAAGAATTTCAATATTACTGTGACAAGCTACAACAACCACACAAGAGTAATGGACTTCAACCCCTGCAGCTACGCCTTTGTTGTTGAAGATGGTATTTATAAATTTTCTACATTAGATCTTGTTAATTTTCAAAAAGAGGGGTTCCCTGTGGTACTTGATTGGGCAATCGGAAATAAGAATTGTAAAGAAGCTAGAAAGAACACAACAGCTTATGCATGTAAGGAGAATAGCGTGTGTCTTGACTCTGATAATCAACCTGGGTATCTTTGTAACTGCTCCAGTGGTTACAAGGGGAATCCTTACCTCGCAAATGGTTGCAAAGGTACGTACCTCATATCTTTGTCCGATTACATTTCTGCCTCAAAGTGTTACAGTTGTTTTTATGCTTAAACGAGCTGACAAtaacttattttgattttttttttcctttcagaAATTGATGAGTGCGAGGATCCTAGCCTCAACAAATGCATAAGTACCGCAAATTGTCTAAACATAGTGGGAAGCTATACATGTTTCTGTCCCAAGGGTTACCATGGAGACGGAAGAAAGTACTGCTGAAAATAAACAATCACCGTGGACGAAAGCTATCATCGGTAAGTCCATAACTAAAATCTTATTTTCTAACTTCAAATTGATAAAGCAAACGTTCAACGTTTTTCTCTTCCATTATATTCAACTACATGTTCGCTCATAAGACCCTATCTTCATTTGGAGAATTTTCCCATTTGGAGGAGAAATTATAGTCCACAACCGTTATTTCACGTATGCCGTTAACATGAAATAGCAagtcaataatatatatatatatatatatatatatatatatatatatatatatatatatatatatatatataatgcactATACCATTTCAATAAttagatttaaaaaaataaaacactgtttgataattataattttatggaATTCACTTATATATTTCCATTTATATGTAGATAATCTTACATGAAGTCATGTTGTTAACTAATAAATTTTGAGTCAAATTTAGCGTTTTGAAATTTCAAGTTTGCGTGGTCCAAAAGTTTGGTTCTTCCTTCCATTGACCAAACTCACCCAAGGACAAGTAGATATTTAAAAGAAGATAGATTTTGGTATAAACTTGTAAAATGCCTCTTTAATGCTACATAGAAATACCTACAGCTTATTCATTGTACAGTGATGTTAGACTAATTTTATTTGTAGGTGCAAGTAGTGCCGTTTCCCTTCTATTTGTGATCATCTCATTTGTATCATGGGGACTTCAAAGAAGGAAAATCAACGAGCTTAAAAAGAAAAACTTCAGAGACAATGGTGGGCCAGTTTTGAAACAATTACTCTCCAAGATTGAAAGAACTGCAGAGAAAGCTAAAATTTTCACCGAAGATGAAGTCAAAAAGGCAACCAATAATTTTAATGCAAGTCAAATTGTGGGCAAAGGAGGGTTTGGGATAGTTTACAAAGGAACTTTAGATAAAAAATTAGTAGCAATCAAAAAGTCCAGATTTATGGACCATGATCAGATTGAACAATTTGTTAACGAGGTGTTCGTTCTCTGCCAAATCAAGCATCCAAGCGTGGTAAAACTCATAGGTGTTTGCTTGGAAACATCGGTTCCCTTATTAGTATATGAGTTCATTGGCAACAAGACCCTCCATTACCACATACACAATGAGGTTGGTGGGTCCTCCATGCCATGGAAAACTCGTCTGAGGATTGCAGTGGAAACTGCAGATGCACTTGCACATATGCACTCTGACGCTCCCATACATATCATTCATAGAGATGTTAAATCTGAAAACATACTTCTTGATGATGAATTCCAAGCCAAAGTATCCGATTTCGGAGTTTCAAGATTGGTTCCTTTGGATCAAACTCAGGTATCTACATTGGTTCAAGGAACACTTGGATACATAGATCCTGAATACTTACTTACAAGCTTGTTGAATGAAAAGAGCGATGTGTATAGCTTCGGGGTTGTCCTTTTAGAGCTATTGACAGGACAGAAAGCACTTTCTTCTGATAGGCCAGACAAGGACAAAAGTCTGGCTGCCTTCTTCATTGACTCAATGAAAGAGGACCGCCTATTTGAAATTCTCCATGAACGAGTGAGAAATGAAGGAAACTCGGAGCAGCTTAAGGGGGTTGCTGAGCTCGCAAAACGCTGCTTAAGAATCAAGGGAGTGAAAAGGCCTACAATGAAGGAAGTAAAAAGTGAGCTTGAGGAACTAATGATGGGCAAATGCGTTCATGTTTAAGTTGCCACTGATATTGAAGAGACAGAGCCCCTGCTTGGTCCACCAACCAAGTCCTGCAACACTAGCGTGTCGCTTGGGCCTGATAGCATAAAGTTTCAAGCAGCCATGCAGTTAGAGAGTGGACGTTGACAATCCTCAATATACATAAATATAAGTTGTATGATTATGTCTAAACTCCACTACGAGTGCTATGTGTTTGTCTTTGTTTATGTATGTGTAATTTGATGTGAGACACAATATTGCATTTGTGCAATAACCTCAAAATCTACCAAGCTGAATGTTTTGAATTAATATAATCCGCTTTCAGACGTAATTTCAAAGATCACCCTAAATTGGTAGCCTTGATCCTGTTTTCATTTCCCACATCCTGATGGACCAATCATTTTCAAGAAACAGAAATCTATATGACCAACAAAAAGCTACTTCTCTGGAGTCAGATTAAGTTGTCTAGCCGTCCTGCTATAAACTAGTCAAGTGCAGTTTCCGAGCTTATCGAGAAGCATTGGCCATGACAACCTTGTCCTTTTCAATCCACACTAAGTAGCCAACAACCTAACAATATGTCCAATGTAAGTAAAAATAATCCGCAATGAAATCGGGTTGAAACATTAAAAAATTCTTATAGAATTAGTTAATGTGGTGCAAAATAAATTGGATTACCAATTCCTAACCATACTAAGAATAATTTAATGAGCCGGCTATTGACTTCCGGCTCCAGCAACCTTCTATGTGAAAATATGCCATCTGCCAATTGGAAAATAATCCACTTATATTCTGACCCAGGCCAATGCTTGTCACAACTACTGTATCCACACGGCCTAATCGCTTCTGTTCTTCCCTTTTTCCAATGCCTTTTATATTCTTGGTAATCTGTTGGTCACAGAAGAGAAAGGAGCCAACTGGGCAGGATGTATCAAAAATTGCTATTTTTGTTTGCTGCAATGCTGGCAGCAGTAGCTGCACCAGCTTCAGCTCAAACCCTTCCTGGCTGCCCAAATCAGTGTGGGAATTTAAGTATCTCATTTCCATTTGGAACGAAGGAGGGATGCTACCTTAATGAAGACTTCCTTATAACATGCAATACATCAAATGCAGCATTCTTAGGAATCACAAAAATAGAAGTCCTTAACATATCAGTCCAAGGCCAATTGCGAATCTCCATAGAAGCAGCATATGATTGTTACAATGAAGCTGGTAATATTACCAGACGTGCAAGATCAATACTCTCGGTGCCCAAATTCCCGCTTTCCTACAGGCAGAACAAGTTCACTGCCACTGGTTGCGACACCTCCACACTTATTCAAGGCAAAAGAGCACACACATATGCAACTGGGTGCGTATCCTATTGTGTCAAACATGAAGATGTGATCAATGGGTCATGCGCTGGCATTGGCTGCTGCCAAACTTCTATTCCAAAAGGAGTATTGAACTTTCGTGCAAGTGTTGGTAGCTTTTCTGATCATCAAAACGTGTGGAATTTCAATCCCTGCAGCTATGCCTTCGTGGTTGAGGAAAAAGCATATGATTTCTCAGTATTAGATCTTGCTGACTTACGGGGCGTGACAAAGTTTCCTGTGGTCCTTGATTGGgctattggaaatgaaacttgcaGTGATGCTCAGAAGAAACCTGAAACCTACGCCTGCAAGGACAATAGCATATGCCATGGTTCTGATAATGGCCCTGGTTATCGCTGCAATTGCTTCGATGGCTACAGCGGGAACCCATATCTTGCTAATGGTTGCAAAGGTACCTATGCCATTAGATTGCaggtattttgtttatttggtgATAGTGATTTAACCATGGACTGAGATTTCTTTTGATTGTGTATCAGATATAGATGAATGTGCAATTCCAAGTCTCAATCTGTGCACACATAGTTGTAAAAACACTCCTGGAAATTATACTTGTTATTGCCCCAAGGGGTACAAGGGGGATGGCAGAAAAGATGGAATTGGTTGCACTCGCATTAAAAAATCACACATTGGAATTGCCATTGGTAAGTATAATTTGCATTGAACTTtccaaaatattaaaaatgaaatgtaaatcttttttattttttggtaaataattttttgtttttaatgagCAGAGGTAAATATATgcattaaaattaagaaaaaaaaaatcacaaattGCCTAAATAAAGAGAGATTCTTAGGTCTACCATGTTATCTATAGACTAAACCAATTAAGTTATCCCCACTATCCATCTTTATCTATAATTATATAAACATAGAAGAATAGTCGAAAATTAAATGCATGTTCATTGatgattatattattaaaaagtgATTTTTTAGCCTAGGTGATAGActgaaaattataaataaattagtgAGTTCAAACCTCATATCCTCTTACATAACACAAATAAATTTTTCTACAATTAATTTCTAACGTTGATTTGGTTCATGTATAGGTGTTGGCATAGGCGTTATAGTCTTGCTTGTTGCAAGTTCCTGGCTCTACTTGGTTTTAAAGGAAAGAAAGCTCATCAAGCTTAAAGAAAAGTTCTTTAGGCAAAATGGAGGATTTATGTTGAAACAGAAACTATGTAGTCCAGAAGGAACCTCCAATGCAACAAAACTATTTACTGCAGAAGAGTTGAAGAGGGCCACCAACAACTACGACGAGAGTACAATCATTGGTAAAGGAGGCTTCGGTACAGTTTATAAAGGAACACTACCAAATAACAGAGAAGTTGCCATCAAGAAGTCAATAATTATTGGTCAAACCCAGATTGAGCAATTCATTAATGAGTTGATTGTTCTCTCCCAAATCAACCACAGGAATGTAGTAAAGCTCTTGGGTTGTTGTTTAGAAACAGAAGTCCCTTTATTAGTTTATGAATATATTACCAATGGTACTCTCTCCGAGTACCTACATAATCAAAGCAATGCATCAGCACTTCCTTGGGAGATCCGTCTTAAGATAGCAGCAGAAACGGCAGGagcactatcatatttacactctGCGGCTTCTGTACCGATCATACATAGAGATGTCAAGACTACCAACATACTCTTAGATGCTAATTACACTGCAAAAGTGTCTGATTTTGGGGCTTCAAGACTGGTTCCATTAGATGAAATTCAGTTGTCTACAATGGTGCAAGGAACATTGGGATACCTGGACCCAGAATACTTGCACACAAGTCAATTAACAGAGAAAAGTGATGTATACAGCTTTGGAGTAGTCCTTGTCGAACTACTAACAGGTAAGAAGGCACTCTGTTTTGACAGACCAGAGGACGAGAGAAGTCTTGCTATGCATTTTCTTTCTTGTATGAAAGGGGGTCAATTGGTTGAAATTCTTGAGAAAGATATAGTTAATCAGGGAAACAAAATCCAACTGGAGGAAGTGGCTAAATTGGCAAAGAGGTGCTTGAGTTTGAAAGGGGAGGAGAGGCCTACTATGAAGGAAGTTGCAATGGAATTAGAAGGCCTGAGAATGATGGGAATGCATCCCTGGGATGAAGTTAATACAGAGGAAACAGAGCAGTTGCTGCACGAGCAAGAAAATGGTTTTGGTCATGTTGATGGTGGCATTGCAAGTGTTGGGTATTGTAGCATGAGAGATCATGTAATTTCTCCATTAGGTGGTGGAAGATGATCTTTATTGAATCTGATCTCTGAGGCTATATACCATTGACCATTCTCTGGTTCAAAAAGTGTTTCTCTCTTATTGTTACTAGATATTTGCCCACACGTTGCacgaatttttaatttttaaattaatattgcataaaattataaaatatcacttatttttattaaattttaattatttatatttatcaatttcaaatttaaaaatttatttatatttataatttataataaatatagaTCTATATGTCTaaaactatattttaaattatatagcgTTCATtgctaataaaatatataatcaaaatataatatatgaaaagttgaaaaatattttaaaaaaatatgtaaaaatgtgttaaattttaagaaaatatctTGAAgatatttatgagaaatctgccaacataatgaataaatacaGACGCACGAATGAGAAGTATCCAAAATGATGACCAAAATATAAATAGCTTCATCTATTTTGAATTCTAACGGTGGGTTCTTATCATGATCATTCTTCCCAAAAATACTGCCAATAGAGAGCTTCCCAATTAGTTTGACTAATTGAACAAAGACGATTACAACCCACTGCGCTTCATAGGCATGCTAAAGTAAAATGTAAATTATACATGTCAGCAATCTTCCCCTGTAATTGCCAACTAATTAATGGAATATAGGCTAAGATTGCACAAAAACATCAAACAGTAAACACCGGAAATTTTTGTGAAATAATGGAAAAGAACCAGACATCactgaaaaacaaagaaaatgccTCTAggtacaattgttttctttttaatACAAGGGAAACATGCACTGCAAATATTTGACTTACTTCCCATGCTTCCCCTCATTCCTTGTTTCTACAAATCCAATTTGATATATTGCATGCACAATGAATCTACTGATGATCTTAAAAATCCAGCTTCAAATGATGATCACAATACAACTATTTAACCCTTTAAATGGAGTACCTTGCTACATAAAGTTGGCATTCAACAAGCTAACATCAAAGAAAAATACCCCAatcatttttttcctttaatacCTACTCTATATGGCACACTAATTTTTTCGCCAGCTAGCTATCCAACTTTTTAACAAAGCAACTATCATATTAGAACATGCAGAAAGGCTCTTTATTATTAATATGGAATGATGAGGTAGAATGTTGGTTTCATTACAAAGACGATCATTGCCATGCCCCAACAAAACATGATCTCTAACAAATTAGAAAACAAACAGGAGAGGGTTAATGAAGAAAGAAGCTTTGGACGGATTAATTGGTTTATGCAAATTCAGAGAGTTTTTGACAATCGGAGTGTGATTGAAGGATGCAATTACTGTGGTGTTGAGCTTTTAAAAGATACTTCCATAGCAATAAAGTGACATTTTATTATTGTAACATAAGATGAAATGTGAATacgatggaagaccaaaaatagaAAAGATGGAATATAAAAGGGATGGAAGACCAAAAGAAGAAGCTGTTATAACCGAATTTATTGTGTTAAAAATATTGAGGGAGTTAGGAAAATAGAGCATTACTTGTGAACTTATCATTCTTCACATTAGATGTcacttggaaaaaaaaaaaattaagattagCACTTGGCAACATTTTGTGAACTTATTTCTTGGCAACATTTTGTAAACCTATTTCAAAGCTTAGTCGATATACATATAGATAGATATAGATATAAATTTTTTTCATCTACTCTTTATATAAAATAGGATTTATTTTTTAATGTCTTTTTCATAAT
Proteins encoded:
- the LOC110663283 gene encoding wall-associated receptor kinase 2-like, whose translation is MYQKLLFLFAAMLAAVAAPASAQTLPGCPNQCGNLSISFPFGTKEGCYLNEDFLITCNTSNAAFLGITKIEVLNISVQGQLRISIEAAYDCYNEAGNITRRARSILSVPKFPLSYRQNKFTATGCDTSTLIQGKRAHTYATGCVSYCVKHEDVINGSCAGIGCCQTSIPKGVLNFRASVGSFSDHQNVWNFNPCSYAFVVEEKAYDFSVLDLADLRGVTKFPVVLDWAIGNETCSDAQKKPETYACKDNSICHGSDNGPGYRCNCFDGYSGNPYLANGCKDIDECAIPSLNLCTHSCKNTPGNYTCYCPKGYKGDGRKDGIGCTRIKKSHIGIAIGVGIGVIVLLVASSWLYLVLKERKLIKLKEKFFRQNGGFMLKQKLCSPEGTSNATKLFTAEELKRATNNYDESTIIGKGGFGTVYKGTLPNNREVAIKKSIIIGQTQIEQFINELIVLSQINHRNVVKLLGCCLETEVPLLVYEYITNGTLSEYLHNQSNASALPWEIRLKIAAETAGALSYLHSAASVPIIHRDVKTTNILLDANYTAKVSDFGASRLVPLDEIQLSTMVQGTLGYLDPEYLHTSQLTEKSDVYSFGVVLVELLTGKKALCFDRPEDERSLAMHFLSCMKGGQLVEILEKDIVNQGNKIQLEEVAKLAKRCLSLKGEERPTMKEVAMELEGLRMMGMHPWDEVNTEETEQLLHEQENGFGHVDGGIASVGYCSMRDHVISPLGGGR
- the LOC110649980 gene encoding wall-associated receptor kinase 2-like, coding for MGLHTEMRLLLIHWLFPLSLAAAAAVAELTPTPLAKPGCPHVCGNLSIPYPFGTRKGCFLDDNFLITCNATTNKPFLTDGNIEVLDISLDGQLRIFSWAAYDCYDKNGNQLSYFEPWTTLSKFTLSFSRNMFIAVGCDSYAWVRDYWGDTYATGCLSICYTNDSVVNGSCSGIGCCQTSIPKGVKNFNITVTSYNNHTRVMDFNPCSYAFVVEDGIYKFSTLDLVNFQKEGFPVVLDWAIGNKNCKEARKNTTAYACKENSVCLDSDNQPGYLCNCSSGYKGNPYLANGCKEIDECEDPSLNKCISTANCLNIVGSYTCFCPKGYHGDGRNDVRLILFVGASSAVSLLFVIISFVSWGLQRRKINELKKKNFRDNGGPVLKQLLSKIERTAEKAKIFTEDEVKKATNNFNASQIVGKGGFGIVYKGTLDKKLVAIKKSRFMDHDQIEQFVNEVFVLCQIKHPSVVKLIGVCLETSVPLLVYEFIGNKTLHYHIHNEVGGSSMPWKTRLRIAVETADALAHMHSDAPIHIIHRDVKSENILLDDEFQAKVSDFGVSRLVPLDQTQVSTLVQGTLGYIDPEYLLTSLLNEKSDVYSFGVVLLELLTGQKALSSDRPDKDKSLAAFFIDSMKEDRLFEILHERVRNEGNSEQLKGVAELAKRCLRIKGVKRPTMKEVKSELEELMMGKCVHV